In Phreatobacter aquaticus, a single genomic region encodes these proteins:
- a CDS encoding LamB/YcsF family protein — protein sequence MASVDLNSDMGEGFGPWKMGDDAAMLDIVSSANIACGWHAGDPIIMHRTAEIAKAKGVSIGAHPGFGDLWGFGRRVIRGDSMSDLEKQMAYQIGAMQACAALAGHKVTHVKTHGALGNMCNDDDEMALAVGRAIKAIDPALVYVTMPGLATERAAEKLGLPQALEVFADRTYEDNGQLTSRSKPGAVIHDAPMAAERVLRMVEDGAIVSTSGKIIKVKIDTICVHGDNPAAVAMARTVRDTLEKAGVTVKPFKVA from the coding sequence ATGGCATCGGTCGATCTGAATTCCGACATGGGCGAGGGTTTCGGGCCCTGGAAGATGGGCGACGATGCCGCGATGCTCGACATCGTGTCCTCGGCCAACATCGCCTGCGGCTGGCATGCCGGCGATCCCATCATCATGCACCGCACCGCCGAGATCGCGAAGGCCAAGGGCGTGTCGATCGGCGCCCATCCGGGCTTTGGCGATCTCTGGGGCTTCGGCCGCCGGGTGATCCGCGGCGACAGCATGAGCGATCTGGAAAAGCAGATGGCCTATCAGATCGGCGCCATGCAGGCCTGCGCAGCGCTGGCCGGCCACAAGGTCACCCATGTGAAGACCCATGGCGCGCTCGGCAACATGTGCAATGACGACGACGAGATGGCGCTGGCGGTTGGCCGCGCGATCAAGGCGATCGACCCGGCGCTGGTCTATGTGACCATGCCGGGGCTCGCCACCGAGCGAGCCGCCGAGAAGCTCGGCCTGCCGCAGGCCCTGGAAGTCTTCGCCGACCGCACCTATGAGGACAATGGCCAGCTGACCTCGCGCTCCAAGCCCGGCGCGGTCATCCATGACGCTCCGATGGCGGCTGAGCGCGTGCTGCGCATGGTGGAGGATGGTGCGATCGTTTCCACCTCCGGCAAGATCATCAAGGTGAAGATCGACACGATCTGCGTGCATGGGGATAACCCGGCAGCGGTGGCCATGGCGCGCACGGTGCGCGACACGCTGGAAAAGGCCGGCGTGACGGTGAAGCCGTTCAAGGTGGCGTGA
- a CDS encoding 5-oxoprolinase subunit C family protein, with the protein MTALTVRDCGAGTSIQDGGRFGYRRYGVGPAGAMDRVALAVANMLVGNEPGTGAIEFAVFGGQFEVEGGDIRVALAGAMAEMKIDGEPVAPLTSVTVKAGQVISIAPARLGTFMVLAVAGGFDLKPDLGSQSFHLRAGLGGVERGPVKAGQTLHVLGGPVGPDLMATVAPKVHAGAYRVVLGPQDDYFTEAGIATLTSQAYTISAQADRMGYRLSGPAVEHAKGFNIVSDGIPTGAIQVPGSGEPIVLLADCGTTGGYPKIATLISADLPRFVQQRPGSEVRFMVVGRDEAIQAAREQAAMLQAVKAGLQPVGGGLDSGRLLSLNLVDGWVSAQAEEAIL; encoded by the coding sequence ATGACCGCGCTGACAGTCAGGGATTGCGGCGCCGGAACTTCCATCCAGGACGGTGGCCGGTTCGGCTACCGCCGCTATGGCGTCGGTCCCGCCGGTGCCATGGACCGCGTCGCGCTGGCGGTGGCCAACATGCTGGTGGGCAATGAACCGGGCACGGGGGCCATCGAGTTCGCGGTGTTCGGCGGCCAGTTCGAGGTCGAGGGCGGCGATATCCGGGTGGCGCTGGCCGGCGCCATGGCGGAGATGAAGATCGATGGCGAGCCGGTGGCGCCGCTGACCTCCGTCACCGTCAAGGCCGGCCAGGTCATATCGATTGCGCCCGCGCGGCTCGGCACGTTCATGGTGCTGGCGGTGGCCGGCGGCTTCGACCTGAAGCCCGATCTCGGCAGCCAGTCGTTCCATCTGCGCGCAGGCCTCGGCGGCGTCGAGCGCGGGCCGGTCAAGGCGGGGCAGACGCTGCATGTGCTCGGCGGGCCGGTCGGCCCGGATCTCATGGCGACCGTTGCGCCCAAGGTCCATGCCGGCGCCTATCGTGTCGTTCTGGGGCCGCAGGACGATTACTTCACCGAGGCCGGCATCGCCACGCTGACCAGTCAGGCCTACACGATCTCCGCCCAGGCCGACCGCATGGGCTACCGGCTGAGCGGCCCTGCCGTCGAACACGCCAAGGGCTTCAACATCGTCTCCGACGGCATTCCGACCGGCGCGATCCAGGTGCCGGGTTCGGGCGAGCCGATCGTGCTGCTCGCCGATTGCGGCACGACCGGCGGCTATCCGAAGATTGCCACCCTGATCTCGGCCGACCTGCCGCGCTTCGTTCAGCAGCGGCCGGGCAGCGAGGTGCGCTTCATGGTGGTTGGCCGCGACGAGGCGATCCAGGCCGCGCGCGAGCAGGCTGCCATGCTCCAGGCCGTCAAGGCCGGCCTCCAGCCCGTCGGCGGCGGCCTCGATTCCGGGCGGCTCCTGTCGCTCAATCTGGTCGATGGCTGGGTCAGCGCCCAGGCTGAAGAGGCAATCCTGTAG
- the pxpB gene encoding 5-oxoprolinase subunit PxpB has protein sequence MPTIRPKFLPCGDTAVTVEFGTEIDDEVNALCLAFDQALADAAIPGVVETLPTYRSVMVQVDPLTIDMAGFEARVLQVLAGLEQASAKRKRWRIPVVYGGEFGIDLEDVAAKHGLTPNEVIRRHSERIYPVAMLGFLPGFAYLSNADQTIALPRRVDPRLKTPAGSVSIGGIQALFASVEAPSGWHLLGRTPVRNFMPDRDPVFLVGAGEEVVFQPIDASRWDALDAQAAAGEPVAEIISP, from the coding sequence ATGCCCACCATCCGCCCCAAATTCCTGCCGTGCGGCGACACCGCCGTCACGGTGGAATTCGGCACCGAGATCGACGACGAGGTGAACGCGCTCTGCCTCGCCTTCGATCAGGCGCTGGCGGATGCCGCCATTCCAGGCGTCGTGGAAACCTTGCCGACCTATCGCTCGGTGATGGTGCAGGTCGATCCGCTCACCATCGACATGGCGGGGTTCGAGGCGCGGGTGCTGCAGGTGCTGGCGGGGCTTGAACAGGCCTCGGCCAAGCGCAAACGCTGGCGCATTCCGGTGGTCTATGGCGGCGAGTTCGGCATCGATCTCGAGGATGTCGCGGCCAAGCACGGTCTGACCCCCAACGAGGTGATCCGCCGCCATTCCGAGCGGATCTACCCGGTCGCCATGCTCGGCTTCCTGCCGGGCTTTGCCTATCTCTCCAATGCCGATCAAACGATCGCCTTGCCGCGCCGGGTCGATCCGCGGCTGAAGACACCGGCAGGTTCGGTGTCGATCGGCGGCATCCAGGCGCTGTTTGCGTCCGTGGAGGCGCCGTCGGGCTGGCATCTGCTCGGCCGCACACCGGTGCGCAATTTCATGCCCGACCGCGACCCGGTCTTTCTGGTTGGCGCCGGCGAGGAGGTGGTGTTCCAGCCGATCGACGCCTCGCGCTGGGATGCATTGGACGCGCAAGCCGCGGCCGGCGAACCGGTGGCGGAGATCATCTCGCCATGA